A stretch of Triticum aestivum cultivar Chinese Spring chromosome 1D, IWGSC CS RefSeq v2.1, whole genome shotgun sequence DNA encodes these proteins:
- the LOC123182004 gene encoding AAA-ATPase ASD, mitochondrial-like produces the protein MEAIAGDVHVHGYGWAGVWSAAASLIFLWSMVQQHLPAQLEEYLSALSRRLQAAITPYVTISIDEHVPDSFGRSEAYLAAEAYLSATCASGARRLRADLAADSDRMSVAVDDHEEVVDGFRGAKLWWRKTKTLPRGNVISWSAHEEERRTYCLTFHHRHRGLVDAFYLPHVLAEGRAATVRNRQRRLFTNNPSSDWSGYEARVWSHVKLEHPSTFATLGMDPDKKRDIIDDLDMFRDGKDYYASVGKAWKRGYLLFGPPGTGKSTMIAAMAKYLDYDVYDLELTSVKSNTELRRLFIETKGKSIIVVEDIDCSLDLTGKRKKKKKKASKKKGKSGDKKKKTPPAPGAGKDEENKVTLSGLLNFIDGLWSACGGERIIVFTTNHKEKLDPALIRRGRMDVHIEMTYCCFESFKVLAKNYLHVTDHELFHEIRQLLGEVNMTPADVAENLMPKSKKKDVDTSLARLAKALKEAKEEALAKALAGAEHEEGTEDDDEEEDDSSSSSEEEENGKKKEE, from the coding sequence ATGGAGGCGATCGCCGGCGACGTCCACGTCCACGGCTACGGCTGGGCCGGGGTGTGGTCGGCGGCGGCCAGCCTCATCTTCCTCTGGTCCATGGTGCAGCAGCACCTCCCCGCCCAGCTCGAGGAGTACCTCTCCGCCCTCTCCCGCCGTCTCCAAGCGGCCATCACCCCCTACGTCACCATCTCCATCGACGAGCACGTCCCCGACTCCTTCGGCCGCAGCGAGGCCTACCTCGCCGCCGAGGCCTACCTCAGCGCCACCTGCGCCTCGGGggcccgccgcctccgcgccgaccTCGCCGCCGACAGCGACCGCATGAGCGTCGCCGTGGACGACCACGAGGAGGTCGTCGACGGGTTCCGCGGCGCCAAGCTCTGGTGGCGCAAGACCAAGACGCTCCCCCGGGGCAACGTCATCAGCTGGTCCGCGCACGAGGAGGAGCGCCGCACCTACTGCCTCAccttccaccaccgccaccgcggcCTCGTCGACGCCTTCTACCTGCCGCACGTCCTCGCCGAGGGCCGCGCCGCCACCGTCAGGAACCGCCAGCGCCGCCTCTTCACCAACAACCCCAGCAGCGACTGGTCCGGCTACGAGGCGCGCGTCTGGAGCCACGTCAAGCTGGAGCACCCCTCCACCTTCGCCACGCTCGGCATGGACCCGGACAAGAAGCGGGACATCATCGACGACCTCGACATGTTCCGCGACGGCAAGGACTACTACGCCTCCGTCGGCAAGGCGTGGAAGCGCGGCTACCTGCTCTTCGGGCCTCCCGGCACCGGCAAGTCCACCATGATCGCCGCCATGGCCAAGTACCTGGACTACGACGTGTACGACCTCGAGCTGACGTCGGTGAAGAGCAACACCGAGCTACGGAGGCTCTTCATAGAGACCAAGGGCAAGTCCATCATCGTCGTCGAGGACATCGACTGCTCCCTCGACCTCACCGGCAAgcgcaagaagaagaaaaagaaagcgagcaagaagaagggcaagagcGGCGACAAAAAGAAGAAGACCCCGCCGGCGCCAGGCGCCGGCAAGGACGAAGAAAACAAGGTGACGCTGTCGGGGTTGCTCAATTTCATCGACGGGCTGTGGTCAGCATGCGGCGGCGAGCGGATCATCGTGTTCACCACCAACCACAAGGAGAAGCTTGACCCGGCGCTGATACGACGGGGCAGGATGGACGTGCACATCGAGATGACATACTGCTGCTTCGAGTCCTTCAAAGTGCTCGCCAAGAACTACCTGCACGTCACCGACCACGAGCTCTTTCATGAAATCCGTCAACTTCTTGGGGAGGTGAACATGACCCCGGCCGACGTGGCCGAGAACCTGATGCCCAAGTCCAAAAAGAAGGATGTGGACACCTCCCTGGCCAGGCTGGCCAaagcgctcaaggaagcaaaggaggAAGCGTTGGCCAAAGCACTGGCCGGGGCAGAGCACGAAGAGGGAACcgaagatgatgacgaggaggaagatgacagcaGCAGCTCGAGCGAAGAGGAGGAAAAtgggaagaaaaaagaagagtag